One stretch of Sander lucioperca isolate FBNREF2018 chromosome 13, SLUC_FBN_1.2, whole genome shotgun sequence DNA includes these proteins:
- the zzef1 gene encoding zinc finger ZZ-type and EF-hand domain-containing protein 1: protein MGNAESGCGGGSGDEEDIETESPGFAEESPASAATAVGVGGGGGSGSGKSGRGSNNVPVPTGGPPSPGVLLEQVKLREAAARISDSGVAIQESVLAGNEGVLVRWLEDRLNRGEEHVNVEQFCEMLESRDAPRDECEEAFGQFDAEGDGVVDVESMLIALKNSNGANLKGELSHVIRQLQACSLTPGFVDIFSKTKDRLGAHASKILKFLHRNRIPSSAIPFPILEGYNSICTMRSSVVQDFLEFLLQKEKDLDIQYRAELDRDPDVDKVKVVTQCYSTIEASSNVADVYKMTNGETASFWQSDGSARSHWIRLKMKPDVVLRRLAIAVASNDHSYMPQLVSVAVGKNRRSLQEIRDIRIPSNVTGYVALLENANITHPYIQINIKRCLSDGCDTRIHGLKTLGYQITKSKEVSVSDASAIWYLSLLTSLVTASMETNPALAQTVLQSTQKALRHMPPLSLTPSSTEFPKFFSLNILEEVDGFLLRIADCCVSPDAEMTLLAFALARGSVAKVLQALSCISEHLETEYKASSLIMSMASVRLRLLNRNGKPLQLHLQACDVKSKEEKAGPENMLAESSTADGFLTESGRKKASVILSTEDQSNFQVTQMKIKVRKGAIGAKCGLVFAYKDEDPFDAEKHFRRFKKYDAWDYKDYKQFIQDNVKIPTQSEEEPIGWFELEDDWNDVELKLQQCRVAKFLMVKFLCTRQDSAERLGVQSLTFSGYLCPGAERLGDLDDLSTEGESFDCDAVTGLCLLNKTLFFIQQLTRDMDASQFKQKYLLDFSGLGLNLFWNFYSKLRDIEGEEVLKSRVLLLQLMQNCFPMLPNPLEPRGPEESRGPDEGATAAACPSPSSSAEPLSDSVRAVCELYTHLCHIVDGPEGETVVEKALHKETVKAILNGAAVFFPDKHVRRDKLFNMMKNITEHDQPESVKVTFESLCNYYSDQDPSGLLLLPPKGAHSDFDISPILSVMETLLLVAARECEVMMVDENSGASRTVLLSLFWALQGSLLSWCYLQLKGGASTAIAMELARHILLKYVDQFLGSVKGVLGSLLGRYTGAEITDKLGSSILATVFRQLMILLLELCSLDIPHSVLLKSFSSLVELLKSLSSDTGDIFSKVDQESWHQPQQPVVLRTWSMESPHNYENSRHETSIFACPGATSFEVEFDERCETEKRYDYLEFTDSRGGKVRYDMKVGSEKWPKKVTFDAGPQLQFLFHSDSSNNEWGYKFTVTAMGLPDITISWMSDLQLLVARLMGRLASRTLALKSPHEIRTVKELPLGKMSHVQASPLWKPILRHGLGETRDTNQTKTPTDQTNTWTLDELISFLEDFARWNPSLEPTDSRTQLMKTLMQSCRKQPMRNEIASGSKTDQAVNALWAAMVYHTPALNHALKTYVNQDCKSCFSEEFVQVYSLADSIRTWMLEMKQRYLVSKMNVPDEKEGGHDEVSMETLAEMCIEKSLLLFRFTPCGVACHDSDSSKAADGSSAPLLRSSSISEGDFQASSTQGPHTAGCEEAGQSQPSDAQAPNSSSCGHGRQGHRGSTESLSSLSGEPASPSACARKPPFSRARLRLLSCRSIEEPRMTPSVKDRYPILKHILNFIRDQALTTASILQTLSLSKAQALSVCKVLEMVQQCLHSLGKPHLFQAPCILFLQELLACQKDFTSYFSQLSDSGQKLGEEVRRSYHQLVLMLVEAVQGFSSLNEKALLPALSCVQTCLLHLLDMSWEVHDLPLFLNIKFPDLLLSMSQENISVHDIAISQWTEEDEIADYKKNQEWMDECMDGMFEKWYDKIDEEEAMEDRRKMHMFIARYCDLLNVVISCDGCERMAPWHRYRCLQCMDMDLCKTCFLSGAKPEGHEDDHEMVNMEYACDHCQGLIVGSRINCNVCEDFDLCFGCYNAKKYPDSHLPTHRITVYPMVTIRISDRHRLIQPYIHNYSWLLFAALALYTSELCSQKQMEGESLDSNTLSQASVLQTYCSQLITDCLLKGQTGKGLRSSALLALLSSNESASDSELCPVSPESSQELSTATDTSSLPGSTAAICSPSSPRDKSKPSGKEIKAKDRGSPLPAPPEVWSPPSTGEGEKSKLVTQDTLDSPSLSQTPSMTSEAPLSPVVRPSESGPGTVNSPASDVVKETDERLAQVPLQEHVFSECSRERILGLLAAMLPPAKPGSTLSLPSLNSILPKLFRAVISNAGSLNETFHLTLGLLGQLLLRIPPMEADAAVTEALADKYDFLTQAEATSSDTQGWKTTQLLFSLGAVCLDSRIGLDWACTVADILHSLNACPEWNTVIAAFTDHCIQQLPQTLKRTNLFTLLVLVGFPEVLCVGTQTVFIDNANEQHNMILLKHFTEKNHAAVVDVKTRKRKTVKDYQLIQSQDSTAACLPGRSEGQDSPKTLLSRYLINFTTIISHLLQTSQDNGSPDAVEASWVLSLALKGLYNTLKKHGVEQAQEDIQQSGLTQLLVRKCSKGTGFSKLWLLRDLEILSIMLYSSKREIHSMAQDPERDQREQDKEHDSDHSSCCADETDVTKPDPLEGLDEETKICFQITHDALNAPLPILRAMYELQMKRTDSFFLEVQKRFDGEEIKTDETIRMLAQKWQPTKRPRSEERNTKAVDTDMIVVSCVSKPSHCEKATEEINVVAQKLITNSESDLQLSYAKQRRTKSSALLHKELDVRSNRAVRQYLVKVNQAIATLYARHVLASLLADWPAEAALSEEALELSGASHMAYILDMLMQLEERPLWEKILQRVLKGCSHSMLCSLSLTACQFMEEPGMAVQIRESKHPYDNNTNFEDKVHIPGAIYLSVKFDSRCYTEEGCDELTMSSSSDFLQDVHNFSGSPQRWPDFEIPGDTLYYRFMSDMSNTEWGYKFTVTGGHRGRFQTGFEILKQMLADDQVLSHLPLADIWEWQVGVACRQTGNQRLKAIHLLLRLLQCQSQTACELTLLRPLWQLFMTMENSLSQDPTSITVLLPLHRALTELFFIAEARAIAQGILQEYLLAMTTDEQLLNHTAMALKNIAAISLAINYPNKSTKLLNMSP from the exons ATGGGGAACGCAGAGAGCGGCTGCGGTGGAGGCAGCGGCGACGAGGAAGACATAGAAACGGAGAGCCCCGGCTTCGCGGAAGAAAGTCCGGCCTCTGCGGCCACTGCCGTCGGTGTCGGAGGCGGTGGTGGCTCCGGTTCTGGAAAAAGCGGAAGGGGATCGAATAACGTGCCCGTGCCCACCGGCGGACCACCTAGCCCCGGGGTACTCTTAGAGCAAGTGAAACTGAGAGAAGCGGCGGCTCGCATTAGCGACTCAGGTGTCGCCATTCAGGAGTCTGTCCTAGCCGGGAACGAGGGTGTCCTGGTGCGGTGGCTGGAGGACCGGTTAAACCGAGGAGAAGAGCATGTCAATGTGGAACAATTTTGTGAGATGTTGGAGAGCAGAGATGCCCCGAGGGATGAATGTGAAGAG GCCTTTGGACAGTTTGATGCAGAGGGGGATGGGGTGGTGGATGTAGAGAGCATGCTGATTGCTCTGAAGAACTCCAATGGAGCTAATCTAAAGGGAGAGCTGAGTCACGTGATAAGACAGCTACAGGCGTGTTCCCTCACTCCAG gttttgttgacatattctcCAAGACCAAAGACCGGTTAGGGGCACATGCCTCTAAGATCCTTAAATTCTTACACAGGAATCGTATTCCCAGCAGTGCCATCCCTTTCCCTATTTTAGAGGGCTACAACAGTATCTGCACCATGAGGTCCAGTGTGGTCCAGGACTTCTTGGAATTCCTCTTGCAGAAGGAGAAAG ATTTGGATATCCAGTACAGAGCAGAGCTGGACCGTGATCCGGATGTGGATAAAGTCAAGGTGGTCACACAGTGCTACAGCACGATAGAAGCTTCATCCAATGTTGCAGACGTTTACAAGATGACAAACGGGGAAACTGCATCTTTCTGGCAGTCGGACGGCAGTGCACGCTCACACTGGATAAG attgaaaatgaaaccagATGTGGTTTTGAGACGTCTGGCCATTGCCGTGGCTTCCAATGACCACAGCTATATGCCTCAGCTGGTTTCCGTTGCTGTCGGGAAGAACCGGCGTTCCCTGCAGGAGATTAGAGATATCCGCATCCCCAGCAATGTAACAGGCTACGTAGCTCTCTTGGAGAATGCCAACATCACACACCCCT ACATCCAAATCAACATTAAGCGGTGCCTGAGTGACGGATGTGACACACGGATTCATGGCTTGAAGACGCTGGGCTATCAGATTACCAAGAGTAAAGAGGTGTCTGTTTCGGATGCTTCAGCCATCTGGTACCTGTCTCTCCTCACCTCTTTGGTCACCGCATCCATGGAGACTAACCCTGCACTGGCTCAGACTGTCCTTCAGAGCACACA AAAAGCCTTACGGCACATGCCACCGTTGTCCCTAACACCGTCTTCCACAGAGTTCCCCAAGTTCTTCTCTTTGAACATCCTGGAGGAGGTGGATGGATTTCTCCTCAGGATAGCAGA CTGCTGTGTGAGTCCTGATGCAGAAATGACCCTCCTGGCCTTTGCTCTGGCCAGAGGCAGTGTGGCAAAAGTGCTCCAAGCCCTGTCCTGCATCAGcgaacatttagagaccgagtACAAGGCCTCCTCCCTCATCATGTCTATGGCCTCCGTTAGGCTGCGACTACTTAATCGCAATG GGAAGCCCCTCCAGTTGCACCTACAGGCCTGTGATGTGAAGAGTAAAGAAGAGAAAGCAGGGCCAGAGAACATGCTCGCAGAATCCTCCACTGCAGACG gttttctTACAGAAAGTGGCAGGAAGAAAGCCAGTGTGATCCTGTCGACAGAGGACCAGAGTAACTTCCAGGTCACTCAGATGAAGATCAAA GTGCGAAAAGGAGCCATTGGAGCAAAATGCGGCTTGGTGTTTGCGTACAAGGATGAAGACCCCTTTGATGCAGAGAAACATTTCAGGAGGTTCAAAAAGTATGACGCGTGGGACTACAAGGACTACAAACAATTTATTCAAGACAA TGTGAAGATTCCAACACAGTCAGAGGAAGAGCCGATTGGCTGGTTTGAGCTCGAGGATGACTGGAACGACGTGGAGCTCAAGCTGCAGCAGTGTCGCGTTGCAAAG TTCCTGATGGTCAAATTCCTCTGCACCAGGCAGGACTCTGCTGAGCGCCTTGGAGTGCAGTCCCTCACCTTCAGTGGCTATCTGTGCCCCGGGGCAGAGCGGCTCGGAGACCTGGACGACCTcagcacagagggagagagcttTGACTGCGATGCTGTCACTGGTCTTTGTCTACTTAACAAGACACTCTTCTTCATACAACAGCTTACGCGAGACATG GATGCCTCTCAATTCAAGCAGAAGTATCTTCTAGACTTCAGTGGTCTCGGCCTGAACCTCTTTTGGAACTTCTACAGTAAACTCAGGGACAT TGAGGGAGAGGAGGTGTTAAAGAGCAGAGTTCTGCTGCTCCAGCTGATGCAGAACTGTTTCCCAATGCTGCCCAACCCACTGGAGCCCCGGGGCCCAGAGGAGAGCAGAGGGCCAGATGAGGGAGCCACAGCAGCAGCTTGTCCATCCCCGTCCAGCAGTGCAGAGCCTCTGTCTGACTCTGTTAGGGCTGTCTGTGAACTCTACACTCACCTCTGCCACA ttgTGGATGGTCCGGAGGGTGAGACAGTAGTGGAAAAAGCTTTGCACAAGGAAACAGTCAAGGCCATTCTTAATGGAGCAGCAGTTTTCTTCCCCGATAAACATGTCAGGCGGGACAAACTCTTCAACATGATG aaaaacattACAGAACATGATCAGCCAGAGTCAGTGAAGGTGACGTTTGAATCGCTTTGTAACTACTACAG TGATCAGGATCCAAGTGGCCTTCTCCTGCTCCCACCTAAAGGAGCCCACTCAGACTTTGACATCAGCCCCATACTGTCAGTTATGGAGACGTTGCTGCTGGTGGCAGCAAGAGAG TGTGAGGTGATGATGGTGGATGAGAATAGtggagccagcaggacagtgttGCTGTCCTTGTTCTGGGCTCTGCAGGGTAGTCTGCTCTCCTGGTGCTACCTACAGCTCAAAGGAGGAGCCTCCACCGCTATCGCTATGGAGCTTGCCAGACACATTCTACTAAAAT ATGTGGATCAGTTCCTGGGGAGTGTCAAAGGTGTCCTTGGTTCTCTGCTGGGGAGGTACACTGGTGCTGAAATTACAGACAAACTCGGCAGCTCCATCCTAGCCACAGTCTTCAGACAACTG ATGATTTTACTCCTGGAGCTGTGCTCTTTGGACATCCCACACAGTGTGCTGCTGAAGAgcttctcctctctggtcgagCTACTCAAAAGCCTGTCCAGTGATACTGGAGACATCTTTTCTAAG GTGGATCAGGAGAGCTGGCACCAGCCCCAGCAGCCAGTGGTGCTGAGGACCTGGAGCATGGAGTCACCTCACAACTATGAGAACAGCCGCCATGAGACCAGCATCTTTGCCTGCCCTGGTGCTACCTCCTTTGAGGTGGAGTTTGACGAACGctgtgagacagagaaaag ATATGACTACCTAGAGTTCACAGATTCTAGAGGTGGGAAGGTCCGCTATGACATGAAGGTTGGAAGTGAGAAGTGGCCAAAG AAGGTGACATTTGACGCTGGCCCTCAACTCCAGTTCCTCTTCCACTCTGATAGCAGTAATAACGAGTGGGGTTACAAGTTCACTGTCACAGCCATGGGCCTGCCAGATATCACTATTTCTTGGATGTCAGACCTGCAGCTGCTGGTGGCTCGCCTGATGGGTCGTCTTGCTTCCAGGACCCTCGCCCTGAAATCCCCCCACG AGATACGCACTGTTAAGGAGCTTCCACTGGGGAAAATGTCCCATGTTCAGGCTTCTCCTTTATGGAAACCCATTCTGCGACACGGGTTGGGTGAAACAAGGGACACGAATCAGACTAAAACACCCACAGACCAG ACAAACACATGGACTCTTGATGAGTTAATAAGCTTCCTGGAGGACTTTGCCCGTTGGAACCCTTCCCTGGAACCGACAGACAGTAGAACACAGCTGATGAAGACCCTCATGCAGTCCTGCAGAAAACAGCCAATGAGAAATGAGATTGCCTCCGGGTCAAAGACAGACCAAGCTGTGAATGCCCTTTGGGCAGCCATGGTATACCACACACCAGCCCTCAACCATGCCCTGAAGACCTATG TCAATCAGGACTGCAAGTCCTGTTTCAGTGAAGAATTTGTGCAGGTGTATTCATTGGCAGATAGCATCAGAACATGGATG TTGGAGATGAAGCAGAGATACCTAGTTAGCAAAATGAATGTTCCTGACGAGAAGGAAGGGGGTCATGATGAGGTTAGCATGGAGACACTAG CTGAGATGTGCATTGAGAAGAGCCTCTTGCTCTTCAGATTCACCCCTTGTGGAGTAGCGTGCCATGACAGCGACTCTTCCAAAGCTGCAGATGGCAGCAGTGCTCCACTGCTCCGCTCAAGTTCGATCTCGGAAGGGGACTTTCAGGCCAGCTCCACCCAAGGACCTCACACCGCAGGGTGTGAAGAGGCAGGGCAGAGCCAGCCCTCCGATGCTCAAGCGCCAAACTCATCTTCCTGTGGGCACGGCAGACAAGGCCACAGAGGCTCCACAGAGagcctctcctctctgtcaggGGAACCAGCCTCACCCTCCGCCTGCGCCCGTAAACCCCCATTCAGTCGGGCACGCCTGCGCCTCCTGTCCTGTCGATCTATAGAAGAGCCCCGCATGACCCCCTCTGTCAAGGATCGCTACCCAATACTCAAACACATCCTAAACTTTATAAGGGACCAGGCTCTCACAACAGCAAG CATTCTGCAGACCCTGTCCCTGAGCAAAGCCCAGGCTCTGAGTGTGTGCAAGGTCCTGGAGATGGTTCAGCAGTGTTTACACTCCCTTGGAAAGCCACACCTCTTCCAAGCCCCCTGCATCCTGTTCCTACAGGAGCTGCTGGCATGCCAGAAAGACTTCACCAG TTATTTCTCTCAGTTGTCAGACAGTGGCCAGAAGCTAGGAGAGGAGGTGAGGCGTTCCTACCATCAGTTGGTTCTCATGCTGGTGGAGGCAGTACAAGGCTTCAGCAGCCTGAATGAGAA AGCCCTGCTACCAGCCCTGTCATGTGTGCAGACCTGCTTGTTGCACCTTCTAGACATGAGCTGGGAGGTACATGACCTTCCTCTCTTCTTGAATATCAAGTTTCCTGACCTCCTGCTCAGCATGTCCCAGGAGAACATCAGTGTTCATGACATTGCCATCAG CCAATGGACAGAGGAGGATGAAATTGCAGACTACAAGAAGAACCAGGAGTGGATGGATGAGTGTATGGACGGGATGTTTGAGAAGTGGTACGACAAAATCGATGAAGAGGAGGCCATGGAGGACAGGAGAAAG ATGCACATGTTCATTGCACGTTATTGTGACCTGCTCAATGTTGTGATCTCCTGTGACGGCTGTGAGAGGATGGCACCTTGGCACCGCTACCGATGTCTGCAGTGCATGGATATGGACCTCTGCAAGACCTGCTTCCTCA GTGGTGCCAAGCCTGAGGGCCATGAGGATGACCATGAGATGGTGAACATGGAATACGCCTGTGACCATTGCCAGGGGCTCATTGTAGGCAGCAGGATCAACTGCAACGTCTGTGAGGACTTTGACCTGTGCTTTGGTTGTTACAATGCAAAGAAGTATCCCGACAG CCACCTGCCCACCCATCGGATCACAGTGTACCCCATGGTGACCATACGAATCAGCGACCGTCACCGCTTGATCCAGCCCTACATCCACAACTACTCCTGGTTACTGTTTGCTGCTTTGGCCCTCTACACGTCCGAACTATGCAGTCAGAAGCAGATGGAGGGAGAGTCTTTAGACAGCAACACCTTGAGCCAGGCCTCAGTGCTGCAGACATACTGCTCCCAACTCATCACTGATTGTTTGCTCAAGGGGCAGACTGGCAAAG GTCTACGTTCCTCAGCCTTGCTGGCTCTGCTGTCGTCCAATGAATCAGCTTCTGATAGTGAGCTGTGTCCAGTCTCTCCAGAGTCCTCTCAGGAGCTCAGTACAGCCACTGACACCTCCTCTCTCCCTGGCAGCACTGCAGCAATCTGCTCCCCGTCGTCTCCCAGGGACAAG AGTAAACCATCAGGTAAGGAGATCAAGGCTAAGGACAGGGGCTCTCCTCTCCCTGCTCCTCCAGAGGTGTGGTCCCCCCCAAGCACTGGAGAGGGGGAGAAAAGCAAGCTGGTCACCCAAGACACCCTGGACTCTCCCAGCCTCAGCCAGACTCCTTCTATGACCAGTGAGGCCCCCCTCTCTCCTGTGGTTCGAC CTTCAGAGTCTGGACCAGGAACAGTCAACTCTCCAGCATCTGACGTTGTCAAGGAGACCGATGAGAGGCTGGCCCAGGTTCCCCTTCAGGAGCATGTGTTTTCAGAGTGCTCCAGAGAGAGGATCCTGGGACTACTAGCAGCCATGCTGCCACCAGCCAAACCA GGCAGCACCCTGTCTCTGCCCAGTCTGAACTCCATCCTGCCCAAGCTTTTCAGGGCAGTCATTTCCAATGCTGGCTCTCTCAACGAGACCTTCCACCTCACCCTTGGACTACTGGGTCAGCTGCTGCTTCGAATCCCTCCGATGGAGGCTGACGCTGCTGTCACAGAGGCCCTGGCTGACAAATATGACTTCCTGACACAAGCAGAGGCAACCAGTTCAGACACCCAGGGCTGGAAGACCACCCAGCTGCTTTTCAGCCTGGGGGCCGTCTGTTTAGACAG TCGTATTGGTCTGGATTGGGCGTGCACAGTGGCAGATATTTTACACAGTCTGAATGCTTGTCCCGAGTGGAACACAGTCATCGCTGCCTTCACTGACCATTGTATTCAGCAGCTGCCACAAACTCTCAAACGCACCAACCTCTTCACCCTGCTGGTGCTGGTGGGCTTCCCTGAG GTGCTGTGTGTGGGTACCCAGACGGTGTTTATTGACAACGCCAACGAACAGCACAACATGATCTTGCTCAAACACTTCACAGAGAAGAACCATGCTGCAGTGGTGGACGTTAAGACACGCAAGAGGAAAACAG TGAAGGACTACCAACTCATCCAGTCTCAGGATTCCACTGCAGCCTGTCTGCCAGGGCGGTCAGAGGGCCAGGACTCCCCAAAGACCCTGCTCAGCCGCTACCTGATCAATTTcaccactatcatcagccaTCTACTGCAGACCAGCCAGGACAATGGCTCTCCTGATGCTGTGGAGGCCTCCTGGGTTCTCTCCTTGGCTCTTAAAGGCCTCTACAACACACTGAAG AAACATGGAGTAGAGCAAGCTCAGGAGGACATCCAGCAGTCAGGACTGACCCAGCTGCTGGTGAGGAAGTGCAGCAAAGGGACAGGCTTCAGCAAACTGTGGTTGCTGCGGGATCTAGAGATTCTCTCCATCATGCTCTACTCCTCTAAGAGGGAGATCCACTCCATGGCCCAGGACCCAGAGCGAGACCAAAGAGAGCAGGACAAGGAGCACGACTCTGACCACTCCAGCTGCTGTGCTGACGAAACTGACGTCACCAAGCCCGACCCCTTAGAGGGTCTCGATGAAGAGACAAAGATTTGCTTCCAG ATCACCCACGATGCCTTAAACGCCCCTCTGCCCATCCTGCGAGCCATGTATGAGTTGCAGATGAAGAGAACTGACTCCTTCTTCCTGGAGGTGCAGAAGAG atttgatGGGGAAGAGATAAAAACAGATGAGACAATCCGTATGCTGGCTCAGAAGTGGCAACCTACCAAGCGGCCTCGCTCTGAGGAGAGGAACACCAAGGCTGTGGACACTGATATGATTGTGGTTTCATGCGtg tcTAAACCCAGTCACTGTGAAAAGGCCACAGAGGAGATCAACGTAGTGGCCCAGAAGCTCATCACAAATTCAGAAAGCGACTTACAGCTCAGCTACGCCAAACAGAGACGCACCAAAAGTTCAGCTCTCTTGCACAAGGAACTGGATGTGCGGAGCAATCGGGCAGTTCGTCAATACCTGGTGAAGGTCAACCAGGCCATCGCCACGCTTTACGCCCGCCACGTGCTGGCCTCGCTGCTGGCCGACTGGCCGGCAGAGGCAGCGCTGAGCGAGGAGGCCCTAGAACTGAGCGGTGCCTCACACATGGCCTACATCCTGGACATGTTAATGCAGCTGGAGGAGAGGCCGCTCTGGGAGAAG ATTCTTCAGAGGGTGCTGAAGGGTTGCAGCCATAGTATGTTGTGCAGTCTGTCTCTCACTGCTTGCCAGTTCATGGAGGAGCCAGGTATGGCTGTGCAGATCAGAGAGTCCAAACACCCATATGACAACAACACCAACTTTGAG GACAAGGTGCACATCCCAGGGGCCATCTACCTGTCAGTAAAGTTTGACTCCCGCTGCTACACAGAGGAAGGCTGTGATGAGCTCACCATGTCCAGCAGCAGTGATTTCCTCCAGGATGTCCACAACTTCAGTGGCTCCCCTCAGAGATGGCCTGATTTTGAGATTCCAG GCGATACCCTGTACTACAGATTTATGTCAGACATGAGCAACACAGAGTGGGGCTACAAGTTCACGGTTACAGGAGGCCACAGAGGGCGTTTCCAGACAG GTTTTGAGATACTGAAGCAAATGTTAGCAGATGACCAAGTGCTCAGTCACCTGCCACTGGCTGACATCTGGGAGTGGCAGGTGGGCGTGGCCTGTCGCCAGACTGGGAACCAGCGACTCAAAGCCATTCACTTGTTGCTCCGCCTCCTGCAGTGTCAGTCTCAGAC AGCCTGTGAGCTGACGCTGCTGCGACCTCTGTGGCAGCTCTTCATGACTATGGAAAACAGCCTGAGCCAGGATCCCACCAGCATCACGGTGCTGCTGCCTCTTCACCGAGCCCTCACTGAACTCTTCTTCATCGCAGAGGCCCGTGCCATT GCACAGGGCATCCTCCAGGAGTACTTGTTAGCCATGACCACTGACGAGCAGCTCCTCAATCACACTGCAATG GCTCTGAAGAACATCGCTGCCATCAGCCTGGCTATCAATTACCCCAATAAATCTACCAAGCTACTCAACATGTCCCCTTGA